The genomic segment TTTTAAACAAAAGCTCATTGTGATGAGCATATATAATACCTTCTCAACGGTTGCACCAGCGTGAACCAAACCTGAACTTCTATCAGTCTTCGGATTACCAGATCTGGTAGCTTTGAGTGGTGGTGATTGGGGCAAGTTTTGCTTGTTGGACAACAGGGGAGAACTAGCATGCTTGACAGCAGGTATGCTAACAGGTGCACTTTCAGATCGTAAAAGAGCCTTGGAAAGATGACTCCCAGGAATATAGATTGGTGGTGATGGGGATGGAGATGGTGTATAGTTTGGAGAAGGATAATATTCATCAAAGCTCGTATTCTTCTTATGGGCTGATGGCACTTCAGGTGGATGAGGAGGCAAGCTCATAGGTTGGAATCGGCAGGAACTTGGATTAGAAATTGATCCATGTTTTTCTAAATGAGTAGGTGATGGTGAGAAACAAAATGAAGGTGGCGAGGCTTTATTAAGGTCATAACTCCAACTATGCCGTCTTGAGAAGGGCAAAGATGATGGAGAACCATGTGACACAGGAAGAGAGGGGAATCTCTTCAGTGGTTCTGCCAATGGGCTACCAACATAATCAGGGATAAATTGGGAGGAGGACATAGGAGTTGATGACTCAGAGCTGACATCTGATAATGATGAGCGATACAGCACTGAAAGGCAAAGCCTGCCACAGGAAGTATCCACAGGGGTGAATACAAATCGCTGCATTTCAGAATCTTCTTTGCGTGTGAAGGGCTCAACAAAGGAAGAAATCCTATGTGTAAGTGTATATGAAGGAATTTGCCCAGATGAATTGAGATCACGGAAAATCTTATAAGCAGGTAAAAGTCTAACAGTTGCATACAAGGACCTCAGAAGTAGTATCGATTTCTTATAACATATTTGCAAGGTATTGCTAAGTCTCCTACTCCCAGAACCAGTATCCCTTGACTTCCGACCCTCATACTGCACCACCCACCTCTCTAAAATCTTTTCATTCTTACCCTCACACCCCAATTCTTCCTGATCAGAATTCCAATAAAATGGACTCTGATCCTTCGACAAAAAATTCCTAACAATCTCCCTTTTGGGGGAATAATTCACAGGATCCCACCGACCTGGTGGCCTCTGCACCAAAATCACATCAACAATCATCGGTTCTAAGTAGCTTTGGCGCCAAAGATCAAGCGCAGCAGGGCATTCcctaagggctaaattgaaccATTTATCTCTCGGCATCACACTCGAGGAGGATGATAAAGACGAGGACGGAGACGAGGATACCATTTGTTCACCACTAAAATTACGTGATGACATGAAAGGAGACCTAGACTCAAGTATAATTTGAAGACTTTTAGGAAAAAACTCAGTGATAATTTGTTCCATTTTTGCAGCCTCAGTGGGTGTACCATGTGATGATGCCATACTctcaaactcaaaaaataactataagGCACAAACCCTTTTAAGAAAAAACGAAACGAAACGAAACCACACAGGCCTTAAAACCCCACTTGACAGAATTTCACTGCAAAACAAATCAACACACAGCAAAAATACATCAAACTCCACAAGAAAAGGAACCCAGAGACCAACAGGCCAACATAAACCGAATTAagcaatcaaactaaaaaaaccactaACTTAATCATTAACAACTGCCAACAAAAAAAGACAATCTattcaaattatctttaaattcaCAACGATCAAACTAAAAGAGAAGACAAGACATGGACTTACTGTTCAGAACTTCAGATTGCTCTTTTAAGGTTGTcaaaagtaaaactttaaagggacttccttgtttttctctttattttgtcATCTGGGTGTTGATAAAGTTTgtgtttttcattcaaaaattgagactttatctgtttttttttatataatttttaaagaaccCTAAAACGATggcatataaatatatatccaCAAAAAGATATTTATAGTGAGGGCGTGGAGGTAGAGCTGACTTACGcgttagagagagagggataaATGCGCCCATAGgctagaaagagagagaagtaaAGATGGTGCAGTTTGTTTCTTCTGTGTGTTGCAGAGGAAGGGAAAGTTTGGATTATCAGCCTTTGGATTAGCTTATCTTGCTTTTATAAGTTTGGAAAATTCTAAGGCTACTCCTTCATCAAGGATCTTTGATTCCTGAGTTTGTGGGGcctcttaagattttttttttattttacaataaatgtATTGGCGAATGGAAcgcaatcaataaaattattatgaacaatgtaatttttatatttaaaaagatttgagttgcgatatttgaaaaaaaaaaacatagtttattaGGTTTTGCtgttttcaaaaacacaattatATAATTGTGCTATttttctgaatatatatatgctagtttatcaaatataatttttggtatatgctatttcaaaaaaaaaaaaacactcgaaCTAATCACTCTCTCATCATGTCACAGAAAAAAGTCTTCAATATCTTGAAATGCAAATTTATATAGTGTCTCATCCATGTGATTTGCTTagattattgttaatgttgtttAATAATGAAGATTGTTTAGTGTTAGTCTTAACTTTAAGAGATTAATCTTGAATCATTCAATGCAATTGGTTGTCCATCCTTAATCCCAATGATTCACTCCATTTACTTTTCAAGATTTGAACTTAAAACTTTTCAAATCCCAAATAATAATAGCTAAGAGATCCTTGAGGATGTCTTGATacctaatttatataaattttatgtgatttgatattgttattacatAGCTCAACCATGTCTAAATTGTGTTAGGAAGCTCATGAATATGAATAAGATGGATCATACTTGAGTATCAAATAATGGgaaattgagaaaagaaaaaaaatgaatttttctatCCAACTTGTATTGGAGATGTTTTGGATCATGTTACTTCTCATATAAATAAGGATTTTAATCTCACAACTTCATAATTGGAACCATACGTATGAAATAGACATGATGATGTTCTTtaatttctcatatatatatatatatatatatatatatatggtggtGGACATGGATCCTTACATAAGGTTTCTTCGTGAGGTAAGCTTGTTCAACTTTGGCCTACTACTTGTGTGCATGACTATCTTCTTTCATAggtttatcaaaaacaaaaggaaagaagagtGCATATCTCAAAGGAAAGAAGGTTTCTTAATTTTGCTCCCACACAATTTTTTCATATCATGTTTGTCTCAAAACAATATTtgttaattacataaaaaaaattaacaagatttttttttgtctccaaACAGAAGTTTCGTTGcagtatttttaacaaaaaaaaaattggtaagttatttttttatatacatataaacaATGTCATttcttacttaaaaaaaactatacaagtCGAAGATTCAAGTAGTGCAATGATAATTTTAaccttcttaaaaaaacaaaaaaaaaacttacaattgGAGTGAAATCATCTTTTTCAAGGGATTCATTAGGCATTATAAGATTAATTGCGGATAAATTAGTTTGTACACTTTTTTCACAATGAAATTACTTTGTTgcccttaaaagcaaaaaaatatgtcTTTGGTCTAAGGGCTTTTTTGTAATTCAAGCagtataatgataattttgaccttctcaaaaaaacaaaaaataaacttgcaatTGGAGTGAAATCGTCTTTTCCAGGGAATTCATTAGGCATTATAAGATTAATTACGGATAAATTAGTCTGTACACTTTTTTCACAATGAAATTACTTTGTTgcccttaaaagcaaaaaaatatgtcTTTGGTctaagggtttttttataattcaagcAGTGTAATGACAATTTTGACcttctaaaaaaaaccaaaaagaaattacaattgGAGTGAAATCGTCTTTTCCAAGGGATTCATTAGGCATTATAAGATTAATTGCGGATAAATTACTCTGTACACTTTTTTCACAATGAAATTACTTTGTTACCcttaaaagcaaataaatatgTCTTTGGTCCAGGGGctattttgtcttttaaataCTATTTGCATAGTAAAATCACATTGATACCCTTAAAAGCAAAGAACAATTGAACTTGCATAGGAAGGCGTTTtgatcttttcaaaaaaaaaaattatgaacagTTAAGTTATGTAATTacccttaaattaaaaaaaaaaacacattgttcTAAGggcatttttttgttttccttatggtatttttgttatttttttggtcaaGATAGGAACTGTTTCGTAATtgtcaaaattttaatattatttaaaaaagttactAACGCGTGGCACGTGACAACTCTCCAGCCATTCAAGCAGTGAATGCAAGGCCATCCAATTACCAAAATTAGTCATCCGCGATGATATTGAGAGCGACGCTTCACCCTTTTCACGATGGTGGATCATGTGTTCATGATGGAGGTGTAATTGGGCATtggtgacttttttttcttttcatctttattttttctctcctagCCTAGAAATTTGTGTTAgtcatttcaaaaattaattatgtccttcaatttttatttatatcaactttaaccctcattcttttttatttctatttgttttgcttttaatgttttttttaagtttaaattattttcaatttcacccctaaatattttatttcatttagtttttttatccaatttgatcttcattattttgattgcttttttttatatatattttaccctttttaatttcatccctcatcattttatttcttttatcattttttatctaattctggtcctcattcttttgattgttattttgttattattttgttaatttcttttgtttttcaatttaatgactaattattttctttcatttgatttttatactagatttggtccttattattttatgattggaAATTTTACTTCGTGATTTTTTCATATCTTTCTTTTGATTGGGCAATCTCATTCTCATAACCCAAGTCACTGGTTTCAAATATTATCCTGTTTTAAGTTGGGTCCTTTTTTAGatcctttattataattttttttaatttcatcatttgacaatGGGTTATTGGGTCTTGAGCTTCATTAtttgtttcgttttttttttttatgagtttatccCGATTTTATATCCTGGTTAGTGGGTTAATCAAGTTAACTCTAGTTgacttatagtttttttttcttagtgttgtttttctatgaaattgatttttgtctaattttatcctttgatattaaattttttacccttgaactttgtgatttttctgtttttttagtgGGATCATCCTAAGTCCGGGTTAGTTAAGTTAACTCAGTTAACTtgcgctttttttttttgcttttttttattcagcttTGGTCTTttttgctagtttttttttaaaaaaaaatctaatttttatcacaatctcatatTGTAGGTGACAGGCCGATCAAGTTTACTTGTGTTgggtcgagttttttttt from the Populus nigra chromosome 1, ddPopNigr1.1, whole genome shotgun sequence genome contains:
- the LOC133674577 gene encoding autophagy-related protein 13b-like isoform X2, producing the protein MASSHGTPTEAAKMEQIITEFFPKSLQIILESRSPFMSSRNFSGEQMVSSSPSSSLSSSSSVMPRDKWFNLALRECPAALDLWRQSYLEPMIVDVILVQRPPGRWDPVNYSPKREIVRNFLSKDQSPFYWNSDQEELGCEGKNEKILERWVVQYEGRKSRDTGSGSRRLSNTLQICYKKSILLLRSLYATVRLLPAYKIFRDLNSSGQIPSYTLTHRISSFVEPFTRKEDSEMQRFVFTPVDTSCGRLCLSVLYRSSLSDVSSESSTPMSSSQFIPDYVGSPLAEPLKRFPSLPVSHGSPSSLPFSRRHSWSYDLNKASPPSFCFSPSPTHLEKHGSISNPSSCRFQPMSLPPHPPEVPSAHKKNTSFDEYYPSPNYTPSPSPSPPIYIPGSHLSKALLRSESAPVSIPAVKHASSPLLSNKQNLPQSPPLKATRSGNPKTDRSSGLVHAGATVEKFFSLGKEDIRKYSSVKTSSNSSPQISLSRTSSRSYQDDFDDSEFPCAYFDVEYDDVMDPGRRITSQSLWDYLFLEETQHLTSSHSGPSPLIKKAINLTRLSLEVSFQLKNPKMQLLVLLYAC
- the LOC133674577 gene encoding autophagy-related protein 13b-like isoform X1 gives rise to the protein MASSHGTPTEAAKMEQIITEFFPKSLQIILESRSPFMSSRNFSGEQMVSSSPSSSLSSSSSVMPRDKWFNLALRECPAALDLWRQSYLEPMIVDVILVQRPPGRWDPVNYSPKREIVRNFLSKDQSPFYWNSDQEELGCEGKNEKILERWVVQYEGRKSRDTGSGSRRLSNTLQICYKKSILLLRSLYATVRLLPAYKIFRDLNSSGQIPSYTLTHRISSFVEPFTRKEDSEMQRFVFTPVDTSCGRLCLSVLYRSSLSDVSSESSTPMSSSQFIPDYVGSPLAEPLKRFPSLPVSHGSPSSLPFSRRHSWSYDLNKASPPSFCFSPSPTHLEKHGSISNPSSCRFQPMSLPPHPPEVPSAHKKNTSFDEYYPSPNYTPSPSPSPPIYIPGSHLSKALLRSESAPVSIPAVKHASSPLLSNKQNLPQSPPLKATRSGNPKTDRSSGLVHAGATVEKFFSLGKEDIRKYSSVKTSSNSSPQISLSRTSSRSYQDDFDDSEFPCAYFDVEYDDVMDPGRRPESFDKKGHQSDPLEPGGLFPVKKSQDAAVGALVRMLKKAPPLCQDFSGSVDLPPDSRSKTWSSNLQECNPISGAPVGPQAAASGVASSGPVASKTTADAFEELQGYREMKKDLLLSQAGRSNTSANCAPMSKPTSSSATGH